Below is a genomic region from Triticum dicoccoides isolate Atlit2015 ecotype Zavitan chromosome 5A, WEW_v2.0, whole genome shotgun sequence.
AGAAACGACTCTAGTGCAGTAGGACGTGGGCAAGGAGATCAAGGGGAAGGGCTTCGGCGTCGAGAGGAACGAATAGGAGGGCTTTGAGCAAAGGACAGAGGAACTCGACATGGCGGCGTCAGGGCAGTAGACTGCTGTTCAAAAAGAGTACGATCGTCCAAACCGAAAACTTACAACACGAATGTTGTAAGGAACTGCGAGATTAGGCTGTTGGTTAAAGAAAATTTCAAATGATAGATCGTGCACGACGAATCTGACAAAATTCGTCCAGAATAGCTCCAAACGGGAAGACGAAATTAAGAACTTACGACCGAGGAAACTACAAACCGATCGGCTGAATGGAACCGTAGCATCGAGATGCATCTTTTTTCGTGTAGAGCTTACCTCGAACCGAAGTACCGTTGTGTAGATCAGAGGAAGGAGATTAGATAGGAGCTTactcgaggttgaagaagacactcCCATTCGAGCGTTCCCAGCGAATTAGGCACTGGGCTGCTTTAAGAAGCGTACGATGTGCAAGCGCCCGCTCGCTTGCACTCGGTGGCTCATGAGAAACTGCGAATCAAGCGTTTCCAGCGAGTCAGGCTCTAGACTGCTTTAAAAAGCGTATGATGCAGGTCCAATAGTGAAATCAGGCAACCAAACAGGCCTCTTGCTTTCTGCGCGGGCCTGGTTGGGCTTTATACGGGCAACCAAACACGTCCATAGAGGACCTGATCATGACTCCGGTTGCAGATATGCTCTCAGATGTGCGGACTTACCATGGCGAACAGAAATCAGAGAGAATGGCTCCAGCATGTTCCTGACGTCTGTCACCACGGCGCCCGCAGCCGATTGTCTCCCAATTGATCCGTTGCACCGGAGAGGGCCGGTCAGAATCAAAAATCACCAGGCAAAGCCTTCATCATGCAAGGGAAACGGCACCACGAAGCGCCCATGCTTTCATAAGTTCAGGCATTGCACTGCCAAGTGGGAACTGCCTGCATGCAACCCAGCGGGCGATAAACAAATCCAGACCCTCGGTGTCTTCCTCATCTTTCCCATCGTTCAGATCTTCTCTTGTTTCGACATTCAAGAAAAAATATCATTTTTCACTTATATTACAGGTATAGTTGACTGCTCAAAAAAATGCAGGGAAACAAATCGTACAACCAGCAGCCCTTCGTTTCTCATGGGAAAAAAAGTGATAGTGCTGGGTCATCAGTGAAAACGACCCTTCTGCCTGCCACCTCTAAATATTTCCCCAGAATTAAACTTAGAATAACATTAAGCTAAGCAGAGCACATGCCACTGAAAAGAACTCAAatgatggatgagcaatgctccgcGCTAATCCTAAGGATTACACTGTCTTACGTTCAGCGTCAATCAATTTCACAGCTTGACCTGCTGACAAGATTTCAGCCTATCAAAAAGTTAACCTTCCTATATGACTGGTAGCAGGGAAGCTATATCCTGAGCTTCTCCTTAAAGCGCGAGATGAACTTGAACGTCTCCTCTGCTTTGACCTGCTCATAAATATCGTTTCTCGATACTCTGTCCGGATGGAACTTCAGGAGGGCTTGCTTATAAGCAGCTTTAACCTGAAAGAATAAGCATGATATCAGAAATCAGACATGAGGAGATGGATCATCTTTATTTATATATGGTCTTTGAACAAAAATTATATTTTTCCGGTGCTTGCATTCAGGACTCTGGGTACATTCGTATCATAACATTTGCTTATGAAATTCAGGTGGTTATCCAAACATGCTACGCTACATTTAGATGCTGACTGTTAAAAATATTTTGTTCTTAAGCTATAGCCAAGAGTCATTGGTATCGGTAGTACTTTTTATATCATAGAAATAAACATAACCAATACAGCAATCAGAATATTACTACCTTTGTGAAGAAATAAGtactgatctaaacgctcttatatttctttagaggGAGTACATAGCAGAGATAAGAGCAAATAATCTATCATCATTTCGAAGCTCAAGACAGGTTGTGTGTATCAGTAATGTTGACATACCTCGCCCCCTTCAACAGGAATGCCCAATGCACGCAATATTGAAGCCATATCAGTGTATCTCCTTCCAATAATTTCAAGCTCCAATCTTACCGCCCCTCGACACTGCTCCTTCAGCTGTATAGTTTCTTCActcttttcaagaaaataaagggaATAGTAAGTACCACACAAGATCACCCATAGAAAAAAGACAATGACCTAGATACTACAAGGATGGCAGAGAATCATGCACGAATCAGCTAGGCGTTGTATAAGTTAGAACAGAGACCTTTCTTTGTGTTTCACGGACTTCTTCCAGTCTTTGCTTTTGTCTCTTCTCCATGTCGAGCAGTCGCAAAGCTTCAGCCTTTTTTCTCTTCCGTAGCCTCTTCGCCTCCTTTGCCTCCTCAGCCTGtgatattttttttgaaaacaaaATAAAATCATGAATCATGTGCCAGTGTGAGATTTTGAATTCTGATAATATAATTAAAGAAAAAAATCCTCAACAGTAGTCATGCCAAAGACATAATCATATAAGCCTGCTGCTCCTTAAAATTAACAGACTTAATATACACTTATCAGCTTTACCTGTATTGCTGTTGCTGTGTAGTTCTAGTTCAAGACAAATTATAAGCAGGCAAATTACTATACCTGTATTGCTAACTGACGCTGTCTGGATGCCCACTCCTCCTCTTGTGCCCTTTTGTACTCATCGGATTCTTTGTGCTTTTCACGGCCGCCAATTATCATAGAAGATTGTCCTAACTTTTCAGGATCTTCAACCAAATCCTTCTGAGGCAAGGAGCAAGTCCCCGATGCTTCATTTGTGGGAGCATTATTATTTAAGTATTCTCCAGATTGTCTCAAGCCACCAAGCCTGCTAGTAAAAACTGGATCTTCTGTCAGTTGATCCACATAAGAATCATCATCTGGTGCAAAGCACATCTTTTTCTTCTGTTTGGCAGCTTCATTGTGGGCAGTCCGTCCATCCTTTGCTAAAGATGTGCCTTCAGGTATTTTTTCATCCATCCTTTCAGGAGTGCTGACAAATATAGGACTATCATCTTTACAATCAGCTGAGTACGCAGCAAAAACCCTATTTGCAGAGACAAAGCTATAGCTTGTGTGCCCTTCGGGTTTCATGGTTTCATCTAGGTGAGGATGGTGACTTCTTTCTGGAGGAACAGGAGCCTCGTGAGCCATATCAGGATCTAAATTGTGAACAGGATTGTGGTCTTCAGTTTCTTTTCCATGGGAATCATTGTCCATCGGACCTTCCTGGGCATCAGGCGCTGAAGAAGGGCCAGTGCCATGTTTTGCACCATTTGTACTACTTTGCCCAGCTTCACTAAAATATTTGAAGATGTCATTATCTAGAGGGCACACTGGAGTGAAGAGGTTCTCTGGAGTTTCATCATAGTGTGTACTTGACTCGGCACTTGATGCAGAAGTAGTAGCCCTGCCATCTTTTCGATGTGGGGGGTGATGaagtgttgttcttcttgaagcagCCTTCTCCCAAACCTTACGAGCAGTCCCAGTGTCACCCAGAATCTCACAATCCGAGCTGCCATCGCCGTCTGAGTCTGAGTCCGGTCCTTCAGACAGATCACTGTCCTCACTGTCAGAAACATAATCCAGCCCATATCTGTTTCTAGGAGAGGCACGCACAGGGGTGGTTGTCGCCGCTGGAGAGCCGGCGCCTGCCATGCTGGGGCCAGCCCGACCACcatcgtcctcatcatcctcatcatcatcatctatgtTGATCACATTGCTACAAGAGCTGTTCCCTTTCTTGCTAATGCACGCAGCCATCACACGGGCTAtctccacatcatcatcatcatcatcaataatgAAAACCTCAGATTCGGCAGCGGCAACATCGTCTGCGCCGacatcgtcgtcatcctcgtcgatAACAACCACTGGCGGGGGATGCGGCGTGGGCGGCGGCACAGGCTGCGGCCGGGAGTTGAACCTCCCCGTTGCCGGCACAGCGGGATCCCTCCACGACATCGAGCCCCAAGACGACGGGCGCGACCGGCAGCCACAAAGGAGGCGGGCGCTAGGGCATCGGGAGCCGAGGCTCGCGCTGGCGCACCCTTGGCCTCCTTCCTCCCTAGGGTTTGACGGCGATCCTGCGGAGAAACAAAGGCGGGGAGAGAGATGCCGTCACGCGGGATCGCCAGAATGCGGAAATAACAAACCCTAATTTTCTACCGGCGCTGCAAAAGGAAAGGGGCCAATCGAGGAANNNNNNNNNNNNNNNNNNNNNNNNNNNNNNNNNNNNNNNNNNNNNNNNNNNNNNNNNNNNNNNNNNNNNNNNNNNNNNNNNNNNNNNNNNNNNNNNNNNNNNNNNNNNNNNNNNNNNNNNNNNNNNNNNNNNNNNNNNNNNNNNNNNNNNNNNNNNNNNNNNNNNNNNNNNNNNNNNNNNNNNNNNNNNNNNNNNNNNNNNNNNNNNNNNNNNNNNNNNNNNNNNNNNNNNNNNNNNNNNNNNNNNNNNNNNNNNNNNNNNNNNNNNNNNNNNNNNNNNNNNNNNNNNNNNNNNNNNNNNNNNNNNNNNNNNNNNNNNNNNNNNNNNNNNNNNNNNNNNNNNNNNNNNNNNNNNNNNNNGCGGGGAGGGGAGGAGATGGGATGGTGCGGCGGGTGGGGGGTGGGTTGGGGTTGGGGCTGGGGCGCCCGTGCGGGTGCGGGCGCGGTCGCGCGGACCCTACGACGCGATCCGGCTTTGGTCCGGGGTCGTTTTGGTTTGGGTTTGGCGCAGCGGGGGCCGGGGGGGATATTCGAAGCGGCGCGGCGTGCACGGGCGACACGGCGGGAGGTTGCCCCAAATCCACCACGAATTCGGGTGGTCTTTTCACCCCCTTTGCCACGCTGGGCGATGGTTTCGGCGAATTTTCGCCGCCCGCGCCATAGTGCGGACTGACGGCGCGCGCACCGGGCCTCCATGCCCGGCGGATATGTGTGTGGGTTTAGCCATGAAAAGTTGGCCCATGGTCCGGTCCGTGAGACCATATAAACTCGATCAAATTCATAACTGTCCCAATAgaatctttttcttctttttttcacaAAAAAGATTTTTCATCGGAAAGCAGGAGTTGAACTCTAGGAGGTCGAATCCCCCCTTGTTCCTCAGTAGCTTAGTGATAGAGCGGTCGGCTCCTCGGATTGACTTCAATATATAATTGTACTTTTCTTTTTAGAAGAGAAATggaatgttttttttttgaaatctaGATGGTCAGCGCGCTGGATACGAACCCCACGCCGGGACAGAACCCAGAGCGCATGGGCTGGTGCAGCACACGACTACACGCGCGTGTTTCTTTTCCACACTTTCTCTTTCCGTTTTCTTTTacattttttgttttcattttccCTTTTTTCTCTTTTATTATTTAATATTTTCTAAATATTCTTAATATGTACATATTCCAAAAACATATTTTTATGTAAATTTTTAAGACCGTTCAATGTGCATGGAAAAAATGTTTATGAAATTTAATAATGTATTTGTGTGATTTTATGAAACATTCAtgtcattcaaaaaatgttcacgtgttTAAAAACAGCAACCtccatttttttaaaagaaaagggaaaaattgCAGCGTGGAACTGGAAAAATGTCAATGTCAATTTTAAAAAAACATGACAAAAAGGAAAATGAGAAttagaaaatcaaaagaaaacTAATATAATTGATGAATACAACGgagaaaatagaagaaaaaatggtTGAAACCTTCCCAAAACCCGACGAAAGGTTCCCAAAACCAATGACGCTATGCATAGAAGTTTCCTAGTTCCTAAAATCGtgctattagagcatctccaacatacGCGCTAAACAGGCGCCGTGCCGTAAATAGACCCACTTTAGCGCGCGTGCAACCCGGCGGATGGCTGCAGCGGGCGCGCAATAACCGCGCGCGCGGTATAAGCAGTTGGGCGCGCGACAAGAAGCGGTACCCCGCGCGGTGTATTTGCGGTGCCCGCttccgcgcgcggcacactcgCTCGCTCTGTCTTCTCCCGCTCCAAagccccgcgcgcgccggcgccggcgacccgCACCCAACAACATACACTCAATCAGCCACCTCGCCTCACCACATGTGGGCGATGTGTTCCATCTCAGTCTTCAAAATTACGCCCCTTGATAACCTACACCGGGTGAAGGGTTTTCAAGGAGTGTCCGACATGACTCTTTTGCTATAGACCGATTACATCAAGGATAGACGATTGACTACTTCAATTACTCCTCCTCTAATGTGGGATCACACCAGCTCCACCAACATGGGCGACAACAGTCTTGTCACAGACTTTACAACCAACACAATATGCGAAGTTGCGAACCATCTCACTATTGACAATATGCTAACATGTCTAGTTTGTCTTGATTGGTTTATTTCGCAAGCACGCTTGTTATGTTATTTTTCCGTATTAAGTTTATTCTAAAATTGCATGATATTCCAACATACCCTGATTAATTGTGAGGAACTTGAAGGTGATTTATTTTGCTTTCGTAGTTTTTTTAACCTAATCACCTCCTTTTTTTTTGAACCAATAGAGACTTTATTCCTTAAATAACAGCCAAATAGTTTACAATGAGATGAGAAATAAAGTCCGGAATAGAAAATTCCCAGAGATTGGAGGATTTATCACTAAACGAATTATGTGCTAATGCATCCGCCACTTCGTTCACTTCGCGGAGGCAGTGTGAATAATCGACATTTGCAAAATCCAAAGATAGATGCTTGCACTCCATCACCAAAGCTGCCTCCAATCCAACATAATCATCTGGGTTTTGAACCGTCTCCACAACGAAGCTATTATCAGACTCGACTAGGACATTGTCACATCCAATCTTCCCTGCTAAATATAATCCATTTTGAATCGCCATCGTTTCTGCCAAATCAACATTGCTAACATGAGGGATGTACCATGTTGCTGCCGCAATAAACCTCCCTCATCCATCACGGGCGATAGCACCCGTTGCTCCTGTTAGGGTTCCAGAGTGATAGGTTGCGTCAACATTTACTTTTACTACATCGCTTAGTGCCGCCTCCACATGTGATCACCACACCGTTCCGGCTGTTTGTTTGTGTATGCATGAAGGAAATTAGTAGCCAACACTCTAATAGATAGTGTGGCCCTATCTGCGGTTTGAATCGTCTCGACGTATTGACGTCGTTGCCACCACAAGTACCACGCCGCAACCAATATAAGCTCTGCTATAGAGAGACCCTCCGTAACAGATTTGATCTTGCAAATAATTTCCACTGTGATAGATCCCGAACGGTCCTGTTCCACTGCCTCTAAGATTACATCATACAGACCCAGTTCAGTCCAAACTTCCTCCACTCTTTTGCAAGTAAACAGGCAATGTTGTATATCTTCTAATCCAGTTGCGCAAAACGAGCATTGGGGAATAAGTGGGATGTGTCTGCTTGCTAATACACCGTAGCACGGTAACGATCCATTCAAGGGCTTCCATGTGAAGTGTTTAATTTTACCTGTGGAATAGGTTTAATATCACCTCCTCTTTATTTACCGGTAATAAGAGTTGCATCATCTATCAGAAGAGGGATTAGGGAAGGGGGAGCATCCCCCATATTTTGCTTTCATAGTTACGTGACCGTTATGTACACGGTTAACATAAGCATCAAAGGTGTCTCCCTTTATGCAAGTGCTTAGTGACGTAGCAAACAATACATCTCATTCTCTCTGGTAGCACTTGAGTGTAAGCTCTCTCTTTGAGCTTACTTAAGCAGAAACATGCAGTGGCCGCACGTTCACGTTGCGCCCACATACCTTAAGCTTCAACTGGACAACCAATCGAGCAAAGCTCGATGGGGTGGCTAGCATGTCAGGTGTGTGTGCAACCCATACGTACGTGGATCGTCCCTGGCCGCAATTCTGGTCATTTGATGTCTTCTTCTGTTAAGCAAATACTCACAGTAGAAAGTTGGAGGCAAATCACCACCATTTCACAGTAGAAAGGAAGGCTGCCCTCCACGGAACGAAGCAATGACCGTTCCATTCATCGAGAGGAGTTGCGTAGGCGCGGTGGGAACCGAAAGAGCGGCTCACGGTCGCACATAGGAGCACGCACAGCCGCCGCCGGCGACCCGAACGGAATCTTATCTGCAGCGTTCGTAGTCGTAGCGGACAAGCTATGGTGATCTCCGTAATTAGGGTGACGACTTTGGGCGCCTGGCCCCGCTGTTCTTAAATGCACACAAAGGTGGCCGTCGCATCGATCGGGCACTGATTGCGTACATGAACGGACATGAGATACCCCGACGCTGACATCCATCCTTGTGCGCCGTGGCCGGCATACTATATGCATGTCTCTGTTGGATAGAAATGATGATGATTACATTACATGCGTGCACAGAGCGTCCACCTTTGTACTAGCTGCATCGGTGAGTACACACTCCGAACGAAGGGATTCCATGGAAAACCGGTTCAGCTGTCGTGGAATTCTGATATGTTTCATGGATGGATAAGCGAGAGCGTCCTCCAAGAGATTCCAGCTTCCATGGCCACCCACACGAATCCACGGAGCATCACAACCGCCAGCAGTGCGTGTATGACTACGACCCCCGCGTTCCCGTCCTCAACCTCGGGCGGAATCACAGGAATCACTCGCGATTCCATCGCGGATAGCCGGCGGCTCACGGCAGCCACGCCATCAGTGGAGGTGGAGCAGGCAGCAGAGCCCAGGGGAGAACGATCTCCGCGATGGCGCGACGGGCGCGGCCGGCGGCGCGCATGGCCTCCATGTTCCCGCACGTCCCGCTCGGTCAAAAAAGACGCGCGGGGGAGCGGTCGACATCATATGTTCGTTATCTAATCAATGCGGCGATGTCCGGTAGCTCGATAGCTGCAGAAAAACTGTGCGCATATATGCCTGTATGTATCATGTTCGTTATATAACCATCTCTGTAATCAATGGGGAAAATGTCCATTAGCTCAGACAGCGGCAGCGAGTTATGTACATATGTGTGATGTAGCCGCTGGGACCTTTCTTCACGGCTCTAGCTGCTCCCTGTTGGGCCCCTCCTGCGGTCTTAGTCTGTCACTGAAGTGTGTGAGATTGATCTGCTCCATGGAATTCCCGTTGGTTAGGCTAGCTAGTCTACCAGTGGTTACCAACAGTTAACCGTACCGAACTTGATGACTGGATTGCCATTCCAATGATGGCCGTAGCgaggcaaatttgacaattttaaCCTATGGATGAAAAGATTTCACAAAATGAACCATTTTGGAAAAAAATTCACTCAGGTGACCGTTTTAAATGGCGCCCGGCACGAAGGCGCCACACCCTATGGTGCAGCGTCAGCTCGCAGGCGTTGCACGTCTGTCCAGCGTGGCACCCCAGGCCCCACTCCTGGTTGTGCAACGCCTAGCTGAAAGGAGCTGCACAATGTAGTGCAGCGCCTAGCTGAAAAGAGCTGCACAGTGTAGTGCAGCGCCTAGTTGAAAGGAGCTGCACTATCTTATATTAAAACTGTTGTAATTTTTAATCCGTGTATCCGATGAAAACGTGCCTTACATGAATGTTGTGCATTTTTCTGTGCTCTACGCAATGGTGGCATTTTCATCTATGTTAGGATCAATTTGCTTGATGAAAACTTTGTGGCAAAAGTGCATCATAATATAACTGACAGAATCTGTTAAAATTTGCAAACTTGGCTTGATGATATCCATTGACCTATAGCTCTTATGCATTTTCATCCTACATGAGTTTTGCACTACGTAATGTGTACTTCCACACCATGCCTGTCCTTGCCATGTTGGTCATCTTTAACATGTTCATTTTGTGCATCTAAGTGACTAACATGATATAAATGAACTTCTACCCCAGAAAGTTGCATTTTATAAGATCCATAGTAATTAATCCTGGCATCATATGAATATGATCTAATTATGGAAGTTGGAAAATCGATCTTATGTCTACTTTATGTCTGATACAGGCATGGCACCATCAATTGTTAATGCTATCGAAGCTAAGCCAGTTAA
It encodes:
- the LOC119303171 gene encoding clumping factor B-like — protein: MSWRDPAVPATGRFNSRPQPVPPPTPHPPPVVVIDEDDDDVGADDVAAAESEVFIIDDDDDDVEIARVMAACISKKGNSSCSNVINIDDDDEDDEDDGGRAGPSMAGAGSPAATTTPVRASPRNRYGLDYVSDSEDSDLSEGPDSDSDGDGSSDCEILGDTGTARKVWEKAASRRTTLHHPPHRKDGRATTSASSAESSTHYDETPENLFTPVCPLDNDIFKYFSEAGQSSTNGAKHGTGPSSAPDAQEGPMDNDSHGKETEDHNPVHNLDPDMAHEAPVPPERSHHPHLDETMKPEGHTSYSFVSANRVFAAYSADCKDDSPIFVSTPERMDEKIPEGTSLAKDGRTAHNEAAKQKKKMCFAPDDDSYVDQLTEDPVFTSRLGGLRQSGEYLNNNAPTNEASGTCSLPQKDLVEDPEKLGQSSMIIGGREKHKESDEYKRAQEEEWASRQRQLAIQAEEAKEAKRLRKRKKAEALRLLDMEKRQKQRLEEVRETQRKSEETIQLKEQCRGAVRLELEIIGRRYTDMASILRALGIPVEGGEVKAAYKQALLKFHPDRVSRNDIYEQVKAEETFKFISRFKEKLRI